In Selenomonadales bacterium, the genomic window GGAACCACCGCCAAGTTCATCGGAGAGTTTTGCCGCACGCTCTAAGAGGCGAGAGTGCAAGTAGAATACGTCGCCCGGGTATGCCTCACGTCCCGGCGGACGACGGAGAAGAAGCGACATGGCACGATATGCTGCCGCGTGTTTCGAAAGGTCATCGTATACGCAAAGAACGTGACCGCCTTTACGCATAAAATATTCACCGATGGCAACACCCGAGTACGGTGCAAGGTACTGGAGCGGTGCACTGTCCGATGCCGTTGCCGCAACGACGATGGTGTAGTCCATCGCACCGCGTTCTTCGAGCGATTTTACGACACGTGCAACGGTCGAGGCTTTCTGCCCGATCGCAACGTAAATGCAGATAACGTCTTTGCCCTTCTGGTTGATGATGGTATCGACTGCGATAGCCGTTTTGCCCGTACCGCGGTCGCCGATGATAAGCTCACGCTGACCGCGACCGATCGGCACGAGTGCGTCGATCGCCTTCAGACCTGTCTGAAGCGGTTCTTTTACCGACTGACGATCTGCGATGCCCGGTGCGGGATATTCGACAGGACGCGACTCTGTCGTTTCGATCGCACCTTTTCCGTCGATCGGCTGACCGAGTGCATTGACGACACGACCGATCATCGCTTCGCCAACAGGCACTTCCATGATACGACCCGTACGTCTGACAGTCGCACCTTCTTTGATGATCGTATCGCCGCCGAGGATTACGCCCCCGATATTATCCTGTTCAAGGTTCTGTACCATCCCGTAGACGCCGCCTTCGAACGCAAGGAGTTCGCCTGCCATTGCTTTTTCCAGACCATGGATACGTGCGATGCCGTCACCGACCTCGATGACCGTACCCACATCATCTACGTTCAGGTTTACTTGATAATTCTGTATCTGTTGTTTTATGATAGCCGTTATTTCTTCCGGTCTCATTTTCATAATTCATCTGTCACCCCACTTTTGCCAAAGTCGGCCTGCATCAGAGCATCTTTGAGCTCTGCGAGCTGCCGTTTCACACTGCCGTCAAGAAGCGTATCGCCCATCTGCACGACAAGACCGCCGAGAAGCGACGGATCGACTGACTGCGTAAGAACGACTTCTTTTCCGCTGCGTTTTTTGAGTGCCTGCGTAAGACGCGCCGCCTCACTCTCCGTGAGAGCCATCGCCGAACGAACGTGCGCTTCTATGATACCGCGTGCTTCATACGTCAGATCTTTATACGCTTGCGCGATATCGGCAAGCATCGTCTCACGACGTTTGTCTATGAGATATAAAAGTATCTTCTGCGTCAATTCGCCAACTTCCGCAGCGAATATCTCTTTCACGACTTCTTTTTTCGCATCACGCGGCGTGCTCGGATGATCGAGAAAGATCGCCAGATCGCGCTGACCTTCGATCGTATCGGCAACCATACAAAGATCTCTGCCGATCTCGTCTATCGCCTGCGCATCTTCTGCCAGCTCAAATATTGCCTGCGCATATTTCATCGCGATCGGATTTTTTAGCATGGCAGACCACCCGATCCATCCTTGTCGAGCTCATCGATGAATCGCTCTACAAGCGCGCTGTTCTTCTGCGCATCGAGATTTTCAGAGAGCACCTTCGATGCCGCCAGCGTCGAAAGCGATACCACTTCACGACGAAGCTCTGCAAGCGCTCTCTGTTTTTCAAGCGCGATCTCTTCTCTTGCCGATGCCAGCATACGAGCCTGTTCGCGTTTGGCTTCAGCGAGAATCGCATCACGGCTTTCTTTTGCCGTACGCTCTGCTTTGGCAACGATCGCCTGCGCTTCCGCGCGAGCCTGTGCCAACTGCGCTTTATACTCGGCTTTCATCGCTTCTGCTTCTTCGCGCTCTTTTTGCGCCGAAGCAATACTGCCTTCGATCGCGGCGCGACGTTCTTCCAGTATCTTCATCAAAGGCTTATAGGCAACCTTCGTCAAGATCGCTACCAGGATCAAAAAGTTTATTACTTGCGCGACCAATGTCGCATTGATATCTACCAATTATCGCACCTCCTGTCATCAGGCGTTACGTACGCCCACTTTGCTCCTTAGATAAACGGATTCGCATAGAGCAAAATGATCGCGATAACGACAGCGATAATAGGAACGGCCTCGATCAAACCGACCGAGATAAGCATATTCACAAGAAGCGTACCTTTCGCTTCCGGCTGACGAGCAATACCTTCCAAGAACTTGGACGTAACAAGACCATTACCGATACCCGCACCAACTGCGGCCAAACCTGCTGCAATACCTGCACCGATCAAAGCGGCTACTACCATCATTTCCATAAATAAAATCCTCCTTTATTTCCCTTCAAAAATAAATTTCTTATCAATGTTCTTCACCGATCGCTTCGCCGATATAAGACATCGACAGCATCGTGAAGATAAATGCCTGAACAGCACCAACGAATACGCTGAACGCCAGCCATACGATATTCGGAACAGGGAACCACATCGGAACAAGAAGTCCCAAGATGATGATAAGCACTTCCCCGGCCAAGATATTACCGAACAGACGGAACGAAAGCGTGATCGGCTTGGCGATCTCTTCGACTACCTTGATGACGACAAACGGAGCGAACGGCTTGAAGAAGCTCTTTAAATGTTCACCGCGCTTGTACATCAGACCCAAGCTGTGAAGCATGATAACGACCATGAGTGCCATACCGAGCGTCGTATTGAGATCCGCCGTAGGCGATTTGAACGTCGGAACAAGCCCCAACCAGTTGGCTATCAGCAAAAATAAGAACAGTGTAATGAAGAGCGGTGCCAACTTCTTGCCTCTCGGCCCCATCGTCGATTCGATCTGCCCCAAGAGAGCCGTCACGACCATCTCCAAGATAGTCTGCCAACCGTGTGGCACGATCGACAACATTCTGGTCGCCAAGACTGCTATCACGATAACGATCCCCATCGTGATCCATGTCATAATGAGCGTATCGAGATGAAACGTCAGACCCATCACTTCTATCAGATCATGACTCCCGATATGTTCTGTACCACTATGTCCCATATATTCACCACTCCTTTCTTTCTTATTTATTATTCACGCCATATATATGACGCAAGTAAGCTATCCTTTGCCTAGAGAACGCATACCGCCGAGAAAAGCCCTCGTCGTCTGCACCGCATACAGCCCGATCACACCGACCGCACACGACGCAAAGAAAATTCGTGACACCTGCGCCGCAAACACGAGTACCAGCGCGACGAACGCGAACCGCATGATAAATCCGACTCGCATAAACATCATCGCCTTCTCTACGCTCATCTCTGCCGCGCGACTAAGACGCATCGCAAGCAAAATATAATGCACCGCACCACTCGCACATCCGAGTGCAAAACCTGCCAGCCACGAAGACAATCCCACAAGATAGAATATCCCGCTCCCGACAAGCCAATAAAGCGCGACACCAATCAGCGTACCTCTTATCTCTTGTCTGAATTCTTTCATACACATCTCCTGCTACTTGAGCTTCATCACGCGGCAGTAGATACTACGCATCGCGCATCCGATACCCAAAAGCGCACCCATCACCGTACCGAACGGCTGAACTCCCAAAAAATAGTCAGCCCCCCTGCCAAGCCCGACACCGACTGCGATAAAAGCGGCCGCCTCTATCCCCAGTCCCGTCGCGATCGACAAAGCCTGCATCAGTGAGCGATCATTTTGTTTCATCATCAACCACTCCCATCACCTGCATTCTGCTTCGTCTACGGTTACATTTCTTAGTATGCCATTCTTTTCTGTTCTTGTACCAAAAAGAATGACTAAAATATTTTTAGACTATTTTTTAATTTCTAACAAAAACGAAGGATTCCTTGTGAAAATCGATTTTTTTCTCTATTTTTATCAAAACAAACCACGTTTTCACAAACGTCTGCGTCCCTCTCTTGATAAATGATTTACCAACTTTATGCATAAGTTTCCCTTATGATATCATACATCATGTTTATTTTCAATCTATTTTTATCGTGTATACAATGTATACCTAATTATATATTGTATACATAACACAGTATACAATATATCCAATTCATTTTATCATATTTCATTCGTTTATGCAAACGATTCCTGTTCGTTATCGGTCATTTTTTCTTTACTATTATATTACCGCACATAGTCCATTTTGGCAAATATTTCATTCTTATTTACTTTTTGATATCAAAAAAGACCTTCTTTCAAAGAAGGTCTTTCATTTTTCTTATTCGAATCGTGCAGGGCGCGGACGCGAGTTATCTTTATCCCACAAGATCGCCTGTACGATACGTTCGGAAGCAAGACCGTCGCCGTACGGGTTGCACGCTTCGGCCATCGCGAGGTAGGCTTCACGGTCGGAGAGGAGCAGATGTGCTTCGCTGTAGACACGCTCTTTGTCTGTGCCGATAAGTTTGACAGTACCTGCGGCGATGGCTTCGGGACGCTCTGTCGTATCTCTGAGGACGAGGACAGGTTTACCGAGTGCAGGTGCTTCTTCTTGAATACCGCCCGAGTCGGTAAGTACGAGATACGAGCGTGCCAAGAGGTTGGCGAACGGTTCATAGTCTAGCGGATCGATGAGGTGGACACGCTCGGTGCCGCCGAGTTCTTCGGCAACGACTTCGCGCACGAGCGGATTCTTGTGCATCGGGAATACGATCTCTACGTCAGAGAAATCTTTGACAAGACGCGCAAGTGCCTGATATACGTGGCGCATCGGTTCGCCGAGATTTTCGCGGCGATGCGTCGTAACGAGGATGACCTTTCGTCCTTCGTAGTCGATGTTTTGGAGAACGGGATGATCGAACGTATAGTCTTTGTTGACTGTTTTGAGAAGCGCATCGATAACAGTGTTGCCCGTAACGAATACGTTCATACCTGTGATATTTTCCTCAGCAAGGTTCGCTTCTGCCGTAGAAGTCGGCGCGAAATGAAGGTCTGCAATAGCACCCGTGAGCTTACGATTCATCTCTTCGGGATACGGAGAATACTTGTTATGCGTGCGAAGACCTGCTTCAACGTGACCGACCTTGACCTGATGATAGAAGGCGGCAAGTGCGCCGGCAAACGTCGTCGTCGTGTCGCCGTGTACCAAAATAATGTCGGGTTTTGCTTCGGCAAGAACTTGATTAAGACCGTTCATTGCTTTCGATGTGATATCAAAGAGAGTCTGTCCTTTCGCCATAATATCGAGATCATAGTCCGGTACGATACCGAAAAGACCGAGTACCTGATCGAGCATCTCACGATGCTGTGCCGTGACGGCTACGATCGTTTCTATCTCTTCTGCATGTTTTTTGAGCTCGAGTACAACAGGAGCCATTTTGATCGCTTCGGGACGTGTGCCGAAGACTGCCATGACTTTTAACTTCGCCATTTGTTTACCCCTTTCTGTCCTACAACCATATCATC contains:
- a CDS encoding AtpZ/AtpI family protein, with the protein product MMKQNDRSLMQALSIATGLGIEAAAFIAVGVGLGRGADYFLGVQPFGTVMGALLGIGCAMRSIYCRVMKLK
- the wecB gene encoding UDP-N-acetylglucosamine 2-epimerase (non-hydrolyzing); amino-acid sequence: MAKLKVMAVFGTRPEAIKMAPVVLELKKHAEEIETIVAVTAQHREMLDQVLGLFGIVPDYDLDIMAKGQTLFDITSKAMNGLNQVLAEAKPDIILVHGDTTTTFAGALAAFYHQVKVGHVEAGLRTHNKYSPYPEEMNRKLTGAIADLHFAPTSTAEANLAEENITGMNVFVTGNTVIDALLKTVNKDYTFDHPVLQNIDYEGRKVILVTTHRRENLGEPMRHVYQALARLVKDFSDVEIVFPMHKNPLVREVVAEELGGTERVHLIDPLDYEPFANLLARSYLVLTDSGGIQEEAPALGKPVLVLRDTTERPEAIAAGTVKLIGTDKERVYSEAHLLLSDREAYLAMAEACNPYGDGLASERIVQAILWDKDNSRPRPARFE
- the atpE gene encoding F0F1 ATP synthase subunit C, which encodes MEMMVVAALIGAGIAAGLAAVGAGIGNGLVTSKFLEGIARQPEAKGTLLVNMLISVGLIEAVPIIAVVIAIILLYANPFI
- the atpB gene encoding F0F1 ATP synthase subunit A, with amino-acid sequence MGHSGTEHIGSHDLIEVMGLTFHLDTLIMTWITMGIVIVIAVLATRMLSIVPHGWQTILEMVVTALLGQIESTMGPRGKKLAPLFITLFLFLLIANWLGLVPTFKSPTADLNTTLGMALMVVIMLHSLGLMYKRGEHLKSFFKPFAPFVVIKVVEEIAKPITLSFRLFGNILAGEVLIIILGLLVPMWFPVPNIVWLAFSVFVGAVQAFIFTMLSMSYIGEAIGEEH
- a CDS encoding F0F1 ATP synthase subunit alpha, giving the protein MKMRPEEITAIIKQQIQNYQVNLNVDDVGTVIEVGDGIARIHGLEKAMAGELLAFEGGVYGMVQNLEQDNIGGVILGGDTIIKEGATVRRTGRIMEVPVGEAMIGRVVNALGQPIDGKGAIETTESRPVEYPAPGIADRQSVKEPLQTGLKAIDALVPIGRGQRELIIGDRGTGKTAIAVDTIINQKGKDVICIYVAIGQKASTVARVVKSLEERGAMDYTIVVAATASDSAPLQYLAPYSGVAIGEYFMRKGGHVLCVYDDLSKHAAAYRAMSLLLRRPPGREAYPGDVFYLHSRLLERAAKLSDELGGGSITALPIIETLAGDVSAYIPTNVISITDGQIILETEAFNAGIRPAINAGLSVSRVGGSAQVKAMKQVVGRLRLDLAQYRELAAFAQFGSDLDAATKAQLERGARMTEILKQVQYAPMPVEEQVLVLYAATKGVLDDVALHDVVTFEKEYLAYMRANYAEIAQKIADEKKLDASLEEAIIKAANEFKEIFLAGTKSRAKG
- the atpF gene encoding F0F1 ATP synthase subunit B, whose translation is MVDINATLVAQVINFLILVAILTKVAYKPLMKILEERRAAIEGSIASAQKEREEAEAMKAEYKAQLAQARAEAQAIVAKAERTAKESRDAILAEAKREQARMLASAREEIALEKQRALAELRREVVSLSTLAASKVLSENLDAQKNSALVERFIDELDKDGSGGLPC
- a CDS encoding F0F1 ATP synthase subunit delta, with product MLKNPIAMKYAQAIFELAEDAQAIDEIGRDLCMVADTIEGQRDLAIFLDHPSTPRDAKKEVVKEIFAAEVGELTQKILLYLIDKRRETMLADIAQAYKDLTYEARGIIEAHVRSAMALTESEAARLTQALKKRSGKEVVLTQSVDPSLLGGLVVQMGDTLLDGSVKRQLAELKDALMQADFGKSGVTDEL